Within the Deinococcus peraridilitoris DSM 19664 genome, the region ACAGACACCACGGCTGAGAACTTTTGCCAGAGGGTACGGGCGAGGGAGCGTGGTGATGTTCCTCCTCGGACACCTGCTGTACGGCGTCGTCGTGACGCGCACCTATCAGTCCAAAGCGCGCTGAGTGCACCTGGTGATGGTTTATACGGGAACCTCGAGGGCAGCGGCCCATGCGAGGAACGCGTCGCGGAAAACGCCGAACTCACACCATGAGAGGTGGGCTCAGTGTTCACGAACCGGCATCATCGAGGATCAGGAGAGGTGCTGTCGCGTCAGGCAGAGCACAGTGTTCTGGTGGAGGCGGCGCTTGGGGGAGTGCACGCACTTGCCACCTCACCAGCAAAAGCAGCGTCAGCCGACACCGCTGGAATTCATCAACGCACGCAACGCCGAATACGGCCTCGTTCCTGTAGAGCGGGGAATGCGGTTCCCATGGGCCTTACTGATCCGATCCGTCGGGGCGGTGAATCTCCTCGGCACGCTGAATCAGTTCATGGTCGTGATTATGCTGCGCTTCGAGCTGCTCACGGAGGCGCGCGATCTTCTCCTGGGTCTTGCGGGCAGCCGCCTCCAGCTCGGCGGTGTGTGCCCGGGACGCTTCCAGTTGCCCTTCCATCCGGGTGATCGTGTGCGCGTCCCGTGCCGCGTTCGCTTCCAGCCCGGCAATGTGGGCCCGGGCCGCTGCGTCCTCGCATTCCAGCTGTTCCCTCTGCGCGGCATACGTGATGCCGCTGGCCTCCAGGGCCCGAATACGCTCCAGGGCGTCTTGACCGAGTCGGGTGAGCTCCAGGATCTCCCCTTCGACCTGCTCCCGGTCCGTTCGCAGCAGTTGCGTCTGTGCTTCCGCGCTCATCCGGCTGAGGGTGTCGATCTGCTGAACAGTGCTGGCTTCATGAAGCGCGAGCTTGATCAGCCCGTCCAGATCCGCCGCCTGTCGCTGCACCACCTGGCTCAGGTTGCGCAGCAGGTGCGCGCTGATGTCCTCGACCGGTGTTCCGCAAATCTCGGCCATGGTGCGCTGGATCGCTTCACGTAAGCGGTGAGCGGTCTCCAGCTGCGCCCGCGAGGCCTGCACGATGTTCTCCAGGGCGGTGACTTGCGTTCCGGCAGCATGGTGAAGGTCCGCCGGAGGGAGGGCGTGCAGTTGTTCCAAGGTGGACTTCATCACCTGGCGAAGGGAGTGGGTGAATTCGATCTGCTCACGTCCGGCGCTGATGAGCTGTTCCAGTGTGTCTCGCTGGGCGAAGCCGGCCGCACCGACGTGCTCGCGCGCTGCACTGAAGGCAGCGCGTTCGGTGGCAGATCGGGAGTCGCGGCGAGCTTCGTCGGGTGCGTCCGGCATGGCTTGCAGTCTAGCGTGCCGGAGGAGGCAGCAGCATTGACGGCGTATTGATCTCTGAAGAACTTTTCGCCCTCGGTGCATGTTGGTATCGGTGCAATGTACGGCTGTCCTGCCGCCGCAGGGTTCGGGTGTGCGCTGAGAATTGCCGCCTCAGCCGAATTCGGAACTGACCGCGTGGCCCTGGTCCCAAAAGAGAAGTTACTTTCTCCACGATCCGGGTGGTCCATGCACCGGTCGTGGTCGCCATGCCTCGCCCGCCGGTCACGATGGACGACACTGAGACTTTCCAGGGTGAACACCAGCGCGCGGTCGGCTGTGGTGAGTGACGTTGCCCCCGGTTCGAGATCCAGGCATACCACTCAAAATCGGGTGAGGCGACCGGGCAGCAGCTTCAGGTGCGGATGGTGCCGTCCACGCTGCTCGCTTTGCTGTGCGCTCAGGACTTCCCTCTCCCTCCCGGCTTCACGGTTGACCTTGTAGGCCCAGGCGAATTACCGGGCCTTCCATCGAGACGTTATCTCTTGTGCCTGTCGCTCTGCGCCGCATCGAGGGCATGTTCGGTAGGATGAATCCATGTTGAGACGAGAAGCGCTGAGAACCGCCCACCGGCCTCAACTCCAGGAGGAGCAGTGAGGACCCTAGTTTTCTTCAATCACGCGGGAGGTGTTTCGAAAACCTCGTCGACGCGCGATATCGGTTACACCCTGGCCCGCGATCATCAACTGCGTGTGTTGCTGATCGACGTCGATCCGCAGGCCAACCTGTCAAGCTGGTTGGGAGTGCCGCAGGTGCCGGACGAGCGCACCGTGCTGGGAACCCTGCTGCGCGATGAACCCCTGCCCGAACCGTACGCGGTCCACGGTTTACGGCTGATTGCCAGCAACCTGTGGCTGGCGTCCGCCGAGGCCCAGCTGCCCGGCGTGGTCGGGGGTTTCGCGCACCTTCGTCAGCAGGTCCGCCGGCTGCACGACCAGTACGACCTGGTGCTGATCGACTCTCCCCCATCGCTCGGTCAGCTGTCGCTCGCGGCGGCCGTGGCGGCCGACGGTCTGGTCGTGCCGGTACCGACGACCCACAAAGGCGTCGGCGGCATCGCGGGCGTCTTGAAAATGATTGAGACGTACCGCAAACTCAATCCCGGCCTGCACGTGGCGTGGTACCTGCCAACGCAGCACAATCCTCATACGCTGCACCACCGCGAAGCGTTGGCCTGGATGCAAGGCAACCTTTCCCCGCTGGGCAGCCCAATCAGTTACCGTCCGGCGATCTATCCGGACGCGCACGCCCAGAGCCTGCCGGTGGGCGCCTACCAGCCGGGCAGTCCGGCCGACCTGGAGGTCAAACGCGCGACGACCGAACTGCTGGCTGCATTGGACCTGGGGGTCG harbors:
- a CDS encoding ParA family protein, whose product is MRTLVFFNHAGGVSKTSSTRDIGYTLARDHQLRVLLIDVDPQANLSSWLGVPQVPDERTVLGTLLRDEPLPEPYAVHGLRLIASNLWLASAEAQLPGVVGGFAHLRQQVRRLHDQYDLVLIDSPPSLGQLSLAAAVAADGLVVPVPTTHKGVGGIAGVLKMIETYRKLNPGLHVAWYLPTQHNPHTLHHREALAWMQGNLSPLGSPISYRPAIYPDAHAQSLPVGAYQPGSPADLEVKRATTELLAALDLGVVHGQ